A stretch of DNA from Ctenopharyngodon idella isolate HZGC_01 chromosome 6, HZGC01, whole genome shotgun sequence:
GGAGGTAACGGAGGTCCTGGGACCATGGGAGGCGGCGGGGCGTTAGGAAACGGCAACAGCTGCGGCGGAGCCGGCGGCGGTTTGGGACTGGATGGCGTTTGCCGGGACTTTTTGCGCAACGTGTGCAAGCGTGGCAAGCGCTGTCGCTTCAGGCATCCGGACTTCAATGAAGTTCCCGACTTGGGTGTGCAGAAAAATGAGTTTATCTTCTGCCATGACCATCAGAACAAAGAGTGCGTGCGCACCAACTGCCGATTTGTGCACGGCTCGAAGGAAGATGAGGACTATTATAAGAAAACCGGAGAGCTTCCACTTCGGCTCAGGGGGAAGGTGGCTGCCGGATTGGGATTGTCTCCGACCGACCTCCCATTGAGCCGCGGAGAGGTGCCCATTTGCAGGGACTACCTGAAAGGAGAGTGCCAGCGGGGCAACAAGTGCAAGTTCCGACATGTCAGGAAGGACTATGACTACGAGGCCTCACCCAGGGTCGGGGTCGGATGCATGATGGGTGTCACCGGTGGCGTGAGCGGGATGGTGAACGCCGGTGGCGGCGGTGCGGTTGGTGTTGGTGGTGCTTGCGGTGGGATGTCCGGCCTCGTTGGTGGTGGTGTAGGTAACTATATGGGAATGGGATGTCCCAACATGGGTGGGTGCAGAGACCAGGGCCTGTCGGTTGGAGGTGGAGGTGGGGGCTCGATGAGCGGCTGTATGTCAATGGGGACGGCGGGTCATCGGCGCTACGACAGGGGCCCCTGCTCCGTCTATGACCCCCTGTTTGAAAATGGCATGTTTGAAGCTGGGCCGGTGGAGGCCCCCATTGACCACACAACCCTCCAGCTGAAGAGACGCCGTTTGGAAGGGCTGCGGTTGACCGATGGGACCAGCAGTGGACATTATGACCTGGGGGTTCAGACCACCCTGCCAACTCGACCACTAGAGTATCGCTTACTAGAAGAGGAGAACGCCCTACTGAGGAAAAGAGTGGAGGAGCTTAAGAAACAGGTAGGGAATGTACTCATTcatttaaaggtatagttcacccaaaaattaaaattaccctatgatttactcaccctcaagccatcctaggtgtatatgacgaacacaatctgagaaatttttaaatatccttgctcctccaagctttataatggttgtaaaGGGGGGGGgtacattttgaagccaaaaaaaaaaagcatccatccatcataaaagttaataaagGTATtctgaagcgatgggtttttgtaagaaaaaaatgaatactcattttgagatttgctaaagattacatatAACAGGtttcttttaaagattaactttaagtgagtGTTAGATGGTGATGAATgtaaaatctaaatgtaaaaattgggcatgtgttgttaaatattaataatgctaATATTGGCCGATACCAGTATACTCTAATATCTCTAATATCAGCTGATAACCGATACAGAAAAGCTGTATAATACTTGCTTGACAGTCCCATGTTTGACTTtctaaattacttttaatttctGCAATGGATGatcttttatgttccatggATGACAGAAATAATACAGATTTTGAATGATTTGTGCATGTGTAATtgattcatttttggatgaactatttgTAAAAGTTTTTCAGAAGAGCTATGCAGTTGAGACCAGTCTTTGCTTTATATATCTTGCAACCAAAGCATGCACATCATCTCCAAATTGTACTTTTTATGTTATAAGTAACAGGATCActtattttataaatgcaaAACAACTGTAACCACATCTTAAATGTCTTCAGAATTAAGTTTCTAATTAAATTCTCAAAATtgctttcctttttttccaATCCAAGGTGTCCAATCTGCTAGCCACCAACGAGGTGCTTCTGGAGCAGAACGCTCAGTTTCGGAGCCAGGCTAAAGTGATGACGCTGTCCTCCACCCCCGCTCCGTCTGAGCAGAGTCTGGCACCCCCTGTTGGTTCTGTGAGCTCCTACAACCATGGCATTGCCCAGACACACACCACACTGAGCAGTGCTGGTCTGCAGCCCCGTCCCGTCACTCAACAAGATCTGGTGGCCCCGGCCGGTGCGCCAACCGCCCCTCCGTCTAATGCCGCGCCCCCTACCGCACCCCCTCCACATCTGAACCCCGATCCCATCTCTGCCGCCCTCGCTCAGACTATCGCCCAGGGAATGGCCCCTCCTGTTTCCATGGCCCCTGTTGCTGTTTCGGTGGCGCCGGTGGCCGTGTCCATGGCACAACCATTGCCAGGAATCACGATGAGCCACGCGACCACACCGATGGTGACGTACCCCATCGCCAGTCAGAGTATGAGGATCACCACTATGCCTCATTAACAATATATACATGAAACAAATAGCAGACTGAAAATCTAAG
This window harbors:
- the zc3h10 gene encoding zinc finger CCCH domain-containing protein 10, with amino-acid sequence MPDRDSTYLAGGGGGGSGTGVGTGVGDEGGAGSGLGGGVGEGRATVVGGSVGCVGGNGGPGTMGGGGALGNGNSCGGAGGGLGLDGVCRDFLRNVCKRGKRCRFRHPDFNEVPDLGVQKNEFIFCHDHQNKECVRTNCRFVHGSKEDEDYYKKTGELPLRLRGKVAAGLGLSPTDLPLSRGEVPICRDYLKGECQRGNKCKFRHVRKDYDYEASPRVGVGCMMGVTGGVSGMVNAGGGGAVGVGGACGGMSGLVGGGVGNYMGMGCPNMGGCRDQGLSVGGGGGGSMSGCMSMGTAGHRRYDRGPCSVYDPLFENGMFEAGPVEAPIDHTTLQLKRRRLEGLRLTDGTSSGHYDLGVQTTLPTRPLEYRLLEEENALLRKRVEELKKQVSNLLATNEVLLEQNAQFRSQAKVMTLSSTPAPSEQSLAPPVGSVSSYNHGIAQTHTTLSSAGLQPRPVTQQDLVAPAGAPTAPPSNAAPPTAPPPHLNPDPISAALAQTIAQGMAPPVSMAPVAVSVAPVAVSMAQPLPGITMSHATTPMVTYPIASQSMRITTMPH